In Arachis stenosperma cultivar V10309 chromosome 1, arast.V10309.gnm1.PFL2, whole genome shotgun sequence, one DNA window encodes the following:
- the LOC130939175 gene encoding GDSL esterase/lipase At1g74460-like: protein MCECNLVHKLNMKLNNLALVVVLAGTILGNGIIRGCDCKIVQFIFGDSLSDVGNNKRLNRSLAQASLPWYGIDFGNGLPNGRFTNGRTVADIIGDNTGLPRPPAFLDPSLTPEIILENGANYASGGGGILNETGQYFIQRFSLYKQIELFQGTRELIEAKIGNSAAQKFFQEARYVVALGSNDFINNYLMPVYSDSWTYNDDTFMDYLIGTLRDQLKLLHGLGARELMVFGLGPMGCIPLQRVLTTSGNCREKANKLALSFNKATSKVVDELGQQLPGAKYVFGDAYDVVYDVISNPMKYGFQNADSPCCSFWNIRPALTCVPASKLCKDRSKYVFWDEYHPTDSANELIANELIKKFGFTRVDQTIHNNNAPSPAPASVSDLSPVPSPQ, encoded by the exons ATGTGTGAGTGTAACTTGGTACACAAATTAAACATGAAGTTGAATAATCTGGCACTAGTTGTTGTTCTAGCAGGGACCATTTTGGGAAATGGGATAATTAGAGGGTGTGATTGCAAGATTGTGCAGTTCATATTTGGTGACTCCCTCTCTGATGTTGGAAACAACAAACGCCTCAATAGAAGCCTTGCTCAGGCCAGCCTCCCTTGGTATGGTATTGATTTTGGTAACGGATTACCCAACGGAAGGTTTACTAACGGCCGGACTGTTGCAGATATTATTG GTGACAATACTGGCCTCCCTAGGCCTCCAGCATTCCTAGACCCATCTCTAACCCCAGAAATTATTCTAGAAAATGGAGCGAACTATGCTTCTGGTGGTGGTGGCATTTTGAATGAAACTGGGCAGTATTTT ATCCAGAGGTTTTCTCTGTACAAGCAAATTGAGCTATTTCAGGGGACACGAGAACTAATTGAGGCCAAAATTGGAAACAGTGCGGCACAAAAGTTTTTTCAGGAAGCTAGATATGTTGTTGCGTTAGGGAGCAATGATTTTATCAACAATTACTTAATGCCTGTTTACAGTGATTCATGGACTTACAATGATGACACTTTCATGGACTACTTGATAGGAACACTCAGAGACCAACTcaag TTGCTTCATGGGTTAGGAGCAAGGGAACTAATGGTATTTGGGCTGGGCCCAATGGGCTGCATTCCACTTCAAAGGGTGCTAACAACAAGTGGAAACTGTAGAGAGAAGGCAAACAAATTGGCTCTTTCTTTTAATAAAGCAACAAGCAAGGTGGTAGATGAGTTGGGGCAGCAGCTTCCTGGTGCAAAATATGTATTTGGAGATGCATATGATGTTGTTTATGATGTCATCAGCAATCCAATGAAGTATG GATTCCAAAATGCAGATTCACCGTGTTGTTCGTTTTGGAACATACGACCTGCACTTACATGTGTGCCTGCATCGAAATTGTGCAAAGATAGAAGCAAGTATGTGTTTTGGGATGAATACCACCCCACTGACAGTGCCAATGAGCTAATTGCCAATGAGCTCATCAAGAAATTCGGATTCACACGTGTTGATCAAACCATTCATAATAATAATGCTCCCTCACCAGCACCTGCTTCTGTCTCTGATCTTTCTCCAGTTCCATCtccacaataa
- the LOC130943849 gene encoding geranylgeranyl diphosphate reductase, chloroplastic, with translation MNSMALKSFVGLRQSSLETTPFTVHQKPATINLPQKLKVIAGKTSPKLQGRNLRVAIIGGGPAGGSAAETLAKGGIETFLIERKMDNCKPCGGAIPLCMVGEFDLPLDIIDRRVTKMKMISPSNVAVDIGRTLKPHEYIGMVRREVLDAYLRDRAKENGATIINGLFLKMDMPKDKNSPYLLHYSGYDGKTGGIGEKRTLEVDAVIGADGANSRVAKAIDAGDYEYAIAFQERIKIPDDKMVYYENLAEMYVGDDVSPDFYGWVFPKCDHVAVGTGTVTHKSDIKKFQLATRKRAEDKITGGKIIRVEAHPIPEHPRPRRLSGRVTLVGDAAGYVTKCSGEGIYFAAKSGRMCAEAIVEGSENGKRMVDEGDLRKYLEKWDKTYWPTYKVLDVLQKVFYRSNPAREAFVEMCADEYVQKMTFDSYLYKTVVPGNPLEDIKLAINTIGSLVRANAIRKEMDKLNV, from the exons ATGAACTCCATGGCTCTAAAATCTTTCGTTGGACTCAGACAATCCTCCTTGGAAACCACCCCTTTCACCGTCCACCAGAAGCCCGCCACCATCAACCTCCCCCAGAAGCTCAAGGTCATTGCCGGAAAAACCAGTCCCAAGCTCCAAGGCCGGAACCTCCGCGTCGCAATCATCGGCGGAGGCCCTGCCGGGGGCTCTGCCGCGGAGACCCTAGCAAAAGGAGGCATCGAAACGTTCCTAATAGAACGGAAAATGGATAACTGCAAGCCGTGCGGGGGCGCCATTCCTCTGTGCATGGTGGGGGAGTTCGACCTGCCATTAGACATCATCGACCGGCGCGTGACGAAGATGAAGATGATATCGCCGTCGAATGTCGCGGTGGACATTGGAAGGACCTTGAAGCCGCACGAGTACATTGGAATGGTGAGACGTGAGGTTTTGGACGCGTACCTTAGAGATAGGGCAAAAGAGAACGGTGCCACCATTATCAACGGATTATTCTTGAAGATGGATATGCCTAAAGATAAGAACTCACCTTATTTGCTGCATTATTCTGGGTATGATGGTAAAACCGGTGGCATTGGTGAGAAGAGAACACTGGAGGTTGATGCTGTCATTGGTGCCGATGGGGCTAATTCTAGAGTTGCTAAGGCCATTGATGCTGGTGACTATGAATATGCCATTGCATTTCAG GAGAGGATAAAGATCCCGGATGATAAAATGGTGTATTATGAAAATCTTGCGGAGATGTATGTCGGGGATGATGTATCCCCAGATTTCTACGGTTGGGTGTTTCCAAAATGCGACCATGTTGCCGTTGGGACAGGTACAGTGACTCACAAATCAGacatcaagaaattccagctGGCAACACGAAAAAGAGCAGAGGACAAGATCACTGGAGGCAAGATCATCCGAGTGGAGGCGCATCCCATCCCCGAACACCCCCGCCCTCGAAGATTATCGGGGAGGGTGACCCTTGTGGGGGATGCAGCCGGCTATGTGACAAAATGCTCCGGGGAAGGGATCTATTTCGCGGCGAAGAGTGGGAGAATGTGCGCGGAGGCCATTGTGGAAGGATCGGAGAATGGAAAGAGGATGGTGGATGAAGGGGATTTGAGGAAGTACTTGGAGAAGTGGGACAAGACATATTGGCCGACGTATAAGGTGTTGGATGTGCTTCAAAAGGTGTTTTATAGGTCGAATCCGGCGAGGGAGGCGTTTGTGGAGATGTGTGCTGATGAATATGTTCAGAAGATGACATTTGATAGCTATTTGTATAAGACAGTAGTGCCTGGGAATCCATTGGAGGATATCAAGTTGGCCATTAACACCATTGGGAGCTTGGTCAGAGCCAATGCTATCAGGAAGGAAATGGACAAACTCAATGTATGA